Proteins found in one Geomonas subterranea genomic segment:
- a CDS encoding response regulator translates to MTADIKPIAVPQPIRKPLGEIFVERGLLTKSSVDRLIAHARSKNIRLGELLEVIGLVTPEELAEALAIQYRVRKIVDFAKYSYPPNVLKLIPLEMAVKHSIFPLKLDDGRLGLAVADPTTDDLFAAIAAQHDVKLVLYVSTRLEINRAIARHYLGQTIAGPAGKSILLVEDDQLSREMVAKILTRQGYAVETAIDGMDAFSKIFTLKPKLVITDKVMPKLGGYEFLFAIKNIPEFRYMPVILMTAAATPDEEKEALEKGFFDFVLKPVKEIGLLTRVKRAFASREALYGKTA, encoded by the coding sequence ATGACCGCAGATATCAAACCGATAGCCGTACCGCAACCAATCCGCAAACCGCTGGGCGAGATCTTCGTCGAGCGCGGCCTGTTGACCAAGTCGTCGGTAGACCGTCTGATCGCCCACGCCAGGAGCAAAAACATCCGTCTGGGCGAACTGCTCGAGGTGATCGGCCTGGTCACCCCGGAGGAACTCGCCGAGGCGCTTGCGATCCAGTACCGCGTCCGCAAAATCGTCGACTTCGCCAAATACAGCTATCCTCCCAACGTGCTCAAGCTGATCCCGCTGGAGATGGCGGTAAAGCACAGCATCTTCCCCCTCAAGCTGGATGACGGGCGCCTGGGCCTTGCCGTGGCCGACCCGACTACGGACGACCTTTTCGCCGCCATCGCGGCGCAGCACGACGTGAAGCTGGTCCTCTACGTTTCCACGCGGCTGGAGATAAACCGTGCCATCGCGCGGCACTACCTGGGCCAGACCATCGCCGGACCCGCAGGCAAGTCCATCCTCCTGGTCGAGGACGACCAGCTTTCCCGCGAGATGGTGGCGAAGATCCTGACCCGCCAGGGGTATGCCGTGGAGACCGCGATTGACGGCATGGACGCCTTCAGCAAGATCTTCACCTTGAAGCCCAAGCTGGTGATCACCGACAAGGTGATGCCCAAGCTCGGAGGGTACGAGTTCCTGTTCGCCATCAAGAACATTCCCGAGTTCCGCTACATGCCCGTGATCCTCATGACCGCTGCGGCCACGCCTGACGAGGAGAAGGAAGCGTTGGAGAAGGGGTTCTTCGACTTCGTGCTGAAGCCGGTCAAGGAGATCGGCCTGCTCACCCGTGTGAAGAGGGCCTTCGCCAGCAGGGAAGCCCTCTACGGCAAGACCGCCTGA
- a CDS encoding serine hydrolase domain-containing protein: MRVILLILMLFPLMSPVKVQAMVDPATSAAVSTANLDLLLERAMAENLIAGGVVVVGNHEGILATAARGQLSAAPGAPAITDRTLFDVASLTKVIATTPAVIKLLDEGRISLTDTLSRWFPELAGSDKGNITVLHLLTHTSGLSDVMVGQDRSVEGLVRKVAAQRFRGAGSGFEYADINFILLGELVHRVSGERLDKFCREEIYEPLGTRDTSFLPSRDGADIAPTSGTQGGVVQDENARRLGGVAGHAGLFSSAYDLARYARLILGRGTLDGTRILSDNAITQMTTPYACNNGRIKRALGWDMASPFSAPKGTYFSDASFGHTGYSGSSIWIDPQQDMFVIMLTRRMDYRNVHNFNQLRRNVSTYAAADVKGVAGELAPVAEVEKIRAQVIEASAALINPPRRGRIASLKWREERRAAKCSVKPGRRVLQARAGHRGAKVSKVARNDAGKVRATAKKHRSLAKS, translated from the coding sequence GTGCGCGTTATTCTCCTGATACTCATGTTGTTCCCGCTCATGTCCCCCGTTAAAGTCCAGGCCATGGTTGATCCCGCCACCTCGGCGGCCGTCTCCACCGCCAATCTCGACCTGCTGCTGGAACGGGCCATGGCCGAAAACCTCATCGCCGGCGGCGTCGTCGTGGTCGGCAACCACGAGGGGATCCTCGCAACCGCCGCTCGCGGCCAACTCAGCGCCGCCCCCGGCGCCCCGGCCATCACCGACCGGACCCTCTTCGACGTCGCCTCGCTCACCAAGGTGATCGCCACGACCCCGGCGGTCATCAAGCTCCTGGACGAGGGACGCATCTCCCTGACCGACACGCTCTCCCGCTGGTTCCCCGAACTCGCAGGCAGCGACAAGGGGAACATCACCGTCCTGCACCTTTTGACCCATACCTCCGGGCTCTCCGACGTCATGGTGGGGCAGGACCGCTCCGTCGAGGGGCTGGTGCGCAAGGTCGCGGCGCAGCGCTTCCGCGGCGCTGGTTCCGGTTTCGAGTATGCCGACATCAACTTCATACTGCTGGGAGAGCTGGTGCACCGGGTTTCCGGCGAGAGGCTTGACAAGTTCTGCCGCGAAGAGATCTACGAACCGCTCGGGACCCGCGACACCTCCTTCCTCCCTTCCCGGGACGGCGCCGACATCGCGCCCACTTCCGGCACACAGGGTGGTGTGGTGCAGGATGAGAACGCCCGCCGCCTGGGGGGCGTCGCCGGACACGCCGGTCTCTTCAGTTCGGCCTACGACCTGGCGCGTTACGCGCGGCTTATACTCGGGCGCGGCACCCTCGATGGCACCCGTATCCTCTCCGACAACGCCATCACCCAGATGACCACCCCCTACGCCTGTAACAACGGCAGGATCAAGCGTGCACTGGGGTGGGACATGGCCTCTCCCTTCTCGGCGCCCAAGGGAACTTACTTCTCCGACGCCTCCTTCGGCCATACCGGCTACAGCGGTTCCTCCATCTGGATCGATCCCCAGCAGGACATGTTCGTCATCATGCTGACCAGGCGGATGGACTACCGCAACGTGCACAACTTCAACCAGCTGCGCAGGAACGTTTCCACCTATGCCGCCGCCGACGTCAAGGGGGTGGCTGGTGAGCTGGCTCCTGTGGCCGAAGTCGAGAAGATCAGGGCGCAGGTGATCGAGGCGTCCGCCGCGCTTATCAACCCGCCGCGCCGCGGCCGGATCGCCTCGCTCAAATGGCGTGAGGAGCGGCGCGCCGCCAAGTGCTCGGTCAAGCCGGGGCGCCGCGTCCTGCAGGCCCGTGCCGGCCACCGCGGCGCCAAGGTGAGCAAGGTCGCCAGAAACGATGCCGGAAAGGTGCGCGCTACGGCGAAGAAGCACCGTTCGCTGGCGAAAAGCTGA
- a CDS encoding metallophosphoesterase family protein: protein MSPTARTTPLRRGPLAGLLLLLCLLPVTISHAGTLYQRSSIRLEERARQAAPDDYSFVVMGDSRSNDAMFAKALRTAARFKPLFILHGGDYSNEGGEEETGNFLSLLDRFAPGIPVFVVFGNHENQKVFVREVGPQRFALSVPRLGLKVVALDNSWEALYPAELDFLKTELASAPRATFVAMHVPPETSRWRGHTFTRGSAELEQTVAASRVVQGLFFAHSHLYDRSVFGGVPAFISGGAGAPLVWVSRHGERIYHIIVVRVKNGVASFQLVPLT from the coding sequence ATGTCGCCAACAGCTAGAACCACACCCCTGCGCAGGGGACCGCTGGCTGGTCTCCTGCTGCTCCTCTGTCTGCTTCCTGTCACTATCTCCCACGCCGGTACCCTCTATCAGCGCTCAAGCATCCGGCTCGAGGAGAGGGCGCGCCAGGCCGCGCCTGATGATTACAGCTTCGTGGTGATGGGGGACAGCCGCTCCAACGACGCCATGTTCGCGAAGGCGCTGCGGACTGCGGCCCGCTTCAAGCCGCTCTTCATCCTGCACGGGGGGGACTATTCCAACGAAGGGGGCGAGGAGGAGACCGGAAACTTCCTGTCGCTGCTCGATAGATTCGCACCGGGGATCCCCGTTTTCGTGGTGTTCGGCAACCACGAGAACCAGAAGGTCTTCGTCCGGGAGGTCGGTCCTCAGCGCTTCGCCCTTTCCGTGCCCCGCCTGGGGCTCAAGGTCGTCGCCCTGGATAACTCCTGGGAGGCGCTGTATCCCGCCGAGCTCGATTTCCTCAAAACCGAACTCGCCTCAGCACCCCGCGCCACCTTCGTGGCGATGCACGTCCCCCCCGAAACCAGTCGCTGGCGCGGTCACACCTTCACCCGGGGAAGCGCCGAGCTGGAACAGACGGTGGCCGCGTCGCGGGTTGTGCAGGGACTTTTCTTCGCGCATTCCCACCTCTACGACCGCAGCGTCTTCGGCGGCGTGCCCGCCTTCATTTCCGGCGGCGCCGGCGCCCCCCTGGTCTGGGTCAGCCGCCACGGCGAGCGGATCTACCACATCATCGTGGTCCGGGTCAAAAACGGCGTGGCGAGCTTCCAGCTGGTGCCGCTTACGTGA
- the htpG gene encoding molecular chaperone HtpG, which yields MAKTVKKFETEVQQLLDLVIHSLYSNKEIFLRELISNASDAIDKIKFESHSNMELLEGNADWKIKLHADKDAGTLTITDNGIGMSMDEVADNIGTIAKSGTKNFVAALKEQNLADNPELIGQFGVGFYASFMVADKVVLTTRRAGEKQYGCRWESTGDGSYSIEECEKETRGTEIVLHLKDEMKEFLDEWKIRSIVKKYSDYVQYPVVMDITRSEPVKDAEGKVIEGGGTIDKTTEETLNSMKAIWTRSKSEITEEEYEEFYKHISHDYDKPLSTIHYSAEGVSEFKAIVYIPSHKPFDLFLRDHKKGVHLYVKRVYITDNCEALLPDYLRFIKGVVDSSDLPLNVSREILQEDVQIKRIQKSLVGKVLSTLAEMKEKNFEDYLKFYGEFGPVLKEGIHFDYANKEKLQDLLLFESSKTEKGKFVSLKEYVERMPEGQKEIYFITGMSRESVENSPYMEALRKKDYEVIYMTDPVDEWVVQAIHEYQEKHLKAIDRGDLELDTEEEKKEKEAKKEEAKKEFGSVMEYIQETLKDRVKEVRLSSRLTESACCLVADEMGLNANMEKILKAMNQEVPEGKRILELNPEHQIMQVMTAMYEKDKNDPKLADYSELLFDQALLTEGSPIKDPLRFTKLVSELMVAGGK from the coding sequence ATGGCCAAAACCGTCAAGAAGTTCGAGACCGAGGTCCAGCAGCTTTTGGACCTGGTGATCCACTCCCTCTACTCCAACAAGGAAATCTTCCTCAGGGAGCTCATCTCCAACGCGTCTGACGCCATTGACAAGATAAAGTTCGAATCCCACTCCAACATGGAACTGCTGGAAGGGAACGCCGACTGGAAGATCAAGCTGCACGCCGACAAGGACGCCGGCACCCTCACCATCACCGACAACGGCATCGGCATGAGCATGGACGAGGTCGCCGACAACATCGGCACCATCGCCAAGTCCGGCACGAAGAATTTCGTCGCGGCGCTGAAGGAGCAGAACCTCGCCGACAACCCGGAGCTGATCGGCCAGTTCGGCGTCGGCTTCTACGCATCCTTCATGGTGGCGGACAAGGTGGTCCTCACCACCCGCAGGGCGGGCGAGAAGCAGTACGGCTGCCGCTGGGAGTCCACCGGCGACGGCTCCTACTCCATCGAGGAGTGCGAGAAGGAGACCCGCGGCACCGAGATCGTGCTGCACCTGAAAGACGAGATGAAGGAATTCCTGGACGAGTGGAAGATCCGCTCCATCGTCAAGAAGTACTCCGACTACGTGCAGTACCCGGTCGTGATGGACATCACCCGCTCCGAGCCGGTCAAGGACGCCGAAGGAAAGGTGATCGAGGGGGGCGGCACCATCGACAAGACCACCGAGGAGACCTTGAACTCCATGAAGGCGATCTGGACCCGCTCCAAGAGCGAGATCACCGAGGAGGAGTACGAGGAGTTCTACAAGCACATCTCCCACGACTACGACAAGCCGCTCTCCACCATCCACTACTCCGCCGAAGGGGTGAGCGAGTTCAAGGCCATCGTCTACATCCCGTCACACAAGCCGTTCGACCTGTTCCTGCGCGACCACAAAAAGGGCGTTCACCTCTACGTGAAGCGGGTCTACATCACCGACAACTGCGAGGCGCTGCTCCCTGACTACCTCCGCTTCATCAAGGGTGTCGTCGATTCTTCCGACCTGCCGCTCAACGTATCGCGCGAGATCCTGCAGGAAGACGTGCAGATCAAGCGCATCCAGAAGTCCCTGGTGGGGAAGGTCCTCTCCACCCTCGCCGAGATGAAGGAGAAGAACTTCGAGGACTACCTGAAGTTCTACGGGGAGTTCGGTCCGGTCCTGAAAGAAGGGATCCACTTCGACTACGCCAACAAAGAGAAGCTGCAGGACCTGCTCCTCTTCGAGAGCTCCAAGACCGAGAAAGGGAAGTTCGTCTCCCTGAAAGAGTACGTCGAGCGCATGCCCGAGGGGCAGAAGGAAATCTACTTCATCACGGGGATGTCCCGCGAGTCGGTGGAGAACTCCCCCTACATGGAGGCGCTGCGCAAGAAGGACTACGAGGTCATCTACATGACCGACCCGGTCGACGAGTGGGTGGTGCAGGCGATCCACGAGTACCAGGAGAAGCACCTGAAGGCGATCGACAGGGGCGACCTCGAGCTCGACACCGAGGAGGAAAAGAAGGAGAAGGAGGCCAAGAAGGAGGAGGCCAAAAAAGAGTTCGGCAGCGTCATGGAGTACATCCAGGAGACCCTGAAGGACCGCGTCAAGGAGGTCCGCCTCTCCTCGCGCCTCACCGAAAGCGCCTGCTGCCTGGTGGCCGACGAGATGGGTCTCAACGCCAACATGGAGAAGATCCTGAAGGCGATGAACCAGGAGGTCCCGGAAGGAAAGAGGATCCTCGAACTCAACCCGGAGCACCAGATCATGCAGGTCATGACGGCGATGTACGAAAAGGACAAAAACGATCCCAAACTCGCCGACTACAGCGAACTCCTCTTCGACCAGGCCCTCCTGACCGAAGGCTCCCCCATCAAGGATCCGCTCCGTTTCACCAAACTCGTCAGCGAACTGATGGTCGCCGGCGGTAAATAA
- a CDS encoding ATP-binding protein, which translates to MHKPMNLSPVNPCDSGLGGTSCYGAALMPCDLLFAWLPVSLRLAAALALLLAVTVIVVRVFRQRSLRHRRVEEELRAAKEELERRVAERTDALHHANEQLKQQLAERMRVEEELRQGRNMLEQIIDTIPQFVFWKDKDSIYQGCNIVFARAAGLEDPVSIRGKSDYDLPWLREESDAYRTDDRSVMDRDIAKYHIIEQQLQANGERYWVDTTKVPLRDETGAVVGVLGIYDNITERKAIEEARDRALAMLESLLASSPTGILVYDGESGACVKANQAIATMVGGTVEQLLSQNFRSIASFKETGIYALGELVLDDGQTRAMEVDINTSFGKSFEVEVFLSRFDVEGRHHLMFISVDLTERKQLENEKRLIEAQMLHVQKLESLGVLAGGIAHDFNNILMVVLGNADLALLRLPPGSPACENLVQIEQAASRAADLARQMLAYSGRGKFVIENLDLTRVVQEMAPMLEVSISKKALLRYDLAPDLPPVSGDATQLHQVILNLVINASEAIGDGTGVISISTKLTECDRAYLSESWVDDRLPEGAYVVLEVSDTGCGIDREVIPKIFDPFFTTKFTGRGLGMAAVLGIVRAHKGAIKVYSEKGKGSSFRLLLPCVHGAADHPEPSPLRELWRGSGTVLLADDEESIRVLGSDMLRALGFDVTLACDGREAVELFKTGMDDIVCVLLDLTMPYLDGEQTFRALRAIKPDVKVIMSSGYNEQEVSQKFAGAGLSGFIQKPYKVVEMSRKLSEVLGGKGSAAPQ; encoded by the coding sequence ATGCACAAACCAATGAACCTTTCACCGGTAAACCCCTGCGATTCCGGCCTCGGCGGCACCTCGTGCTACGGCGCCGCGCTGATGCCCTGCGACCTTCTGTTCGCCTGGCTTCCCGTCTCTCTCCGCTTAGCCGCCGCGCTTGCGCTCCTTTTGGCCGTCACTGTGATCGTGGTCAGGGTCTTCCGGCAGAGATCCCTGCGGCACCGCCGGGTCGAAGAGGAGTTGCGCGCCGCGAAGGAGGAACTCGAACGGAGGGTCGCCGAGAGGACCGATGCGCTGCACCATGCCAATGAACAGTTGAAACAGCAACTCGCGGAACGGATGCGGGTCGAGGAGGAACTGCGCCAGGGGCGCAACATGCTGGAGCAGATCATCGACACCATCCCTCAGTTCGTCTTCTGGAAGGATAAGGACAGCATCTATCAGGGGTGCAATATCGTCTTCGCCAGGGCCGCAGGGCTGGAAGATCCCGTCTCCATCCGCGGCAAGAGCGACTACGACCTCCCCTGGCTGCGGGAGGAGAGCGACGCCTACCGCACCGACGACCGCAGCGTCATGGACCGCGATATCGCCAAGTACCACATCATCGAACAGCAGTTGCAGGCCAACGGCGAGCGTTACTGGGTGGACACTACCAAGGTACCGCTTCGCGACGAAACCGGGGCGGTTGTCGGCGTACTGGGGATTTACGACAACATCACCGAAAGGAAAGCGATCGAGGAGGCGCGCGACCGCGCCCTGGCCATGCTCGAATCGCTCCTGGCATCTTCGCCTACCGGCATCCTGGTCTACGATGGCGAAAGCGGCGCCTGCGTCAAGGCCAACCAGGCCATCGCCACTATGGTGGGTGGGACCGTAGAACAGCTGCTCAGCCAGAACTTCAGGAGCATAGCCTCCTTCAAGGAAACCGGCATCTACGCCCTTGGCGAACTGGTTCTGGACGATGGCCAGACGAGGGCCATGGAGGTCGATATCAATACCTCCTTCGGTAAGAGCTTCGAGGTGGAGGTGTTCCTGTCCCGTTTCGACGTGGAAGGGAGACACCACCTGATGTTCATCTCGGTGGACCTGACCGAGAGAAAGCAGCTGGAGAACGAGAAGCGCCTGATCGAAGCCCAGATGCTGCACGTGCAGAAGCTGGAGAGCCTCGGTGTGCTTGCCGGCGGCATCGCCCACGATTTCAACAACATCCTCATGGTGGTGCTTGGGAACGCGGACCTGGCATTGCTGCGGTTACCTCCCGGCTCACCCGCCTGCGAGAACCTGGTCCAGATCGAGCAGGCGGCCAGCCGCGCCGCTGACCTTGCGCGCCAGATGCTGGCCTACTCGGGGAGGGGGAAGTTCGTCATCGAGAACCTGGACCTGACCAGGGTGGTCCAGGAAATGGCCCCGATGCTGGAGGTCTCCATCTCGAAGAAGGCGCTGCTGCGCTACGACCTCGCTCCCGACCTGCCGCCGGTCAGCGGCGATGCCACCCAGCTGCACCAGGTGATTCTCAACCTCGTCATCAACGCCTCCGAGGCCATCGGAGACGGGACGGGTGTCATCTCGATCAGCACCAAACTCACGGAGTGCGACCGTGCCTACCTTTCCGAATCCTGGGTCGACGACCGGCTTCCCGAAGGGGCGTACGTGGTCCTGGAGGTGTCCGATACCGGGTGCGGCATCGACCGTGAGGTCATCCCCAAGATTTTCGATCCTTTCTTCACCACCAAGTTCACCGGGCGCGGGCTCGGCATGGCGGCGGTGCTCGGCATCGTGCGCGCGCACAAGGGGGCCATCAAGGTCTACAGCGAAAAAGGGAAGGGGAGCTCCTTCAGGCTGCTTCTTCCCTGCGTCCATGGCGCCGCGGACCACCCCGAGCCATCTCCCCTGCGGGAGCTCTGGCGCGGTAGCGGAACGGTCCTGCTGGCTGACGACGAGGAAAGTATCCGGGTGCTGGGGAGCGATATGCTGCGGGCTCTCGGATTTGACGTCACGCTGGCGTGCGACGGACGCGAGGCGGTGGAACTCTTCAAGACCGGGATGGACGACATCGTCTGCGTGCTGCTCGACCTGACCATGCCCTACCTGGACGGCGAGCAGACCTTCCGGGCGCTGCGCGCCATCAAACCGGACGTCAAGGTGATCATGTCCAGCGGCTACAACGAGCAGGAGGTGAGCCAGAAATTCGCCGGGGCAGGTCTTTCCGGCTTCATACAGAAGCCGTACAAGGTGGTCGAGATGAGCAGGAAGCTCTCCGAAGTGCTGGGAGGAAAAGGGAGCGCCGCCCCGCAGTGA
- a CDS encoding TPM domain-containing protein: protein MDLAQTSTAQDYFSASDKEAIRQAVARAEARSSGEIATMVVSESDRYREAEALGALLLSGFIGVAVAVLSHHVTIWTYIPVVFLLYFPVLLFLRRFPHLKLSFVGPRRLAEAVSERALVAFYQQGLYRTRMETGVLIFISLLERKVWIVGDRGINEKIPPGYWKSLAERLAQGLRTGRGAEAVCEVIEACGTELERHFPRGEDDRNELADEIIIS from the coding sequence ATGGATCTTGCACAGACATCGACAGCACAGGACTACTTCAGCGCCTCGGACAAGGAGGCGATCAGGCAGGCGGTAGCCCGGGCCGAGGCCCGTTCCAGCGGCGAGATCGCCACCATGGTGGTGTCCGAGAGCGACCGGTACCGCGAGGCCGAGGCGCTCGGGGCGCTGCTTCTGTCCGGTTTCATCGGCGTCGCGGTCGCCGTCCTTTCGCACCATGTCACCATCTGGACCTACATCCCCGTGGTGTTCCTGCTCTATTTCCCGGTGCTTCTCTTTCTGCGGCGCTTCCCGCATCTGAAGCTTTCCTTCGTCGGCCCCAGGCGCCTTGCCGAGGCGGTGAGCGAGCGGGCGCTGGTGGCGTTTTATCAGCAGGGACTGTACCGGACCCGCATGGAGACCGGCGTCCTCATCTTCATCTCCCTTCTGGAGCGCAAGGTCTGGATCGTCGGCGACCGGGGCATCAACGAGAAGATTCCCCCGGGGTACTGGAAGTCCCTGGCTGAGCGGCTGGCGCAGGGGTTGCGCACCGGGCGCGGCGCAGAGGCGGTCTGCGAGGTGATCGAGGCGTGCGGCACCGAGCTCGAGCGGCATTTTCCGCGAGGCGAAGACGACCGCAACGAACTCGCCGACGAGATCATCATTTCCTGA
- a CDS encoding amylo-alpha-1,6-glucosidase, with translation MTHDPENAGDWAAGQGDHALLDECYREALLLLRENSTPAGVLASARNPRASGRSYDSIFGRDAAICALGMALSGDPELLEAAQAGLLTLARHQARNGQIPKFVKPELAEVDFWYAGCVDATLWWLIAVHFLDRAAPELALAGRLSAHVVRALNWLECQEHQGWFLLQQNDCSDWADIMPRSGFVLYTNALWYWVKRVYQHPTARETRRFARLIFNPFDNLVPQQKRIRLMRHYIRNGCRPAPFLLSYVNFSFWGEEIDIFGNILAYLTGLGAPSDACKMVAGVTALNANRPHPVRVVGKPIAVGSPRWRPYMQRHRQNLPWQYHNGGAWPFVGGFWVILLSLLGERALARAELVKLAVTNRVNGWEFNEWFQGETGEPMGMPRQSWNAAMYLLAYRVMADGTRIFPQG, from the coding sequence GTGACTCACGATCCGGAAAACGCGGGAGATTGGGCGGCGGGGCAGGGGGATCATGCCCTGCTGGACGAGTGTTACCGTGAGGCCCTGCTCCTGCTGCGGGAGAACTCCACCCCGGCCGGCGTGCTCGCCTCGGCCCGCAATCCGAGAGCTTCCGGGCGCAGCTACGATTCCATCTTCGGCCGCGACGCCGCCATCTGCGCCCTTGGCATGGCCCTGTCCGGTGACCCCGAACTGCTCGAAGCGGCCCAAGCGGGACTGCTCACGCTGGCGCGGCACCAGGCGCGCAACGGGCAGATCCCGAAGTTCGTTAAACCGGAACTCGCGGAGGTCGACTTCTGGTACGCCGGATGCGTGGACGCGACGCTATGGTGGCTCATCGCCGTCCACTTCCTGGACCGGGCGGCGCCGGAACTCGCCCTCGCCGGGCGGCTCTCCGCCCATGTGGTGCGCGCCCTCAACTGGCTCGAGTGCCAGGAGCACCAGGGGTGGTTCCTGCTGCAGCAAAACGATTGTTCGGACTGGGCCGACATCATGCCGCGTTCCGGCTTTGTGCTCTATACCAACGCGCTCTGGTACTGGGTCAAGAGGGTGTACCAGCACCCGACCGCCCGCGAGACCCGTCGCTTCGCCCGCCTGATTTTCAACCCCTTCGACAACCTGGTGCCGCAGCAGAAGCGGATCCGGCTCATGCGTCACTACATCCGCAACGGCTGCCGGCCGGCCCCTTTTCTTTTGAGCTACGTGAACTTCTCGTTCTGGGGTGAGGAGATCGACATCTTCGGCAACATCCTTGCCTACTTGACCGGCCTCGGGGCACCCTCCGACGCCTGCAAGATGGTGGCTGGAGTCACCGCGCTTAACGCCAACCGGCCTCACCCGGTGCGCGTGGTGGGAAAGCCGATCGCCGTCGGGTCGCCGCGCTGGCGCCCGTACATGCAGCGTCACCGGCAAAACCTTCCCTGGCAATACCACAACGGCGGCGCCTGGCCCTTCGTGGGCGGGTTCTGGGTCATCCTCCTGTCGCTGCTGGGGGAGCGCGCCCTGGCGCGCGCCGAACTGGTGAAACTGGCGGTAACCAACAGGGTTAACGGGTGGGAGTTCAACGAATGGTTTCAAGGTGAAACCGGCGAGCCGATGGGTATGCCACGGCAGTCATGGAACGCCGCGATGTACCTCCTCGCCTATCGTGTCATGGCCGACGGCACCAGGATCTTCCCGCAAGGCTGA
- a CDS encoding LemA family protein produces MKRLTLLLLSLLTLTALSGCGYNTMQAKEEAVFAAWGDVEASYQRRADLVPNLVEVVKGYAKHEADTLKAVTEARAKVGSMQVSKDAINDPKTMQNFQQAQSQLSGALSRLMVVVERYPDLKANQNFMDLQNQLEGTENRINVARVRYNQAVQDFNTTIRTFPNSLTNSLMLHLQRKEPFKAEEGAKVAPKIKF; encoded by the coding sequence ATGAAACGCTTGACGTTGCTGTTGCTGTCCCTGCTAACCCTTACCGCCCTCTCCGGCTGCGGCTATAACACCATGCAGGCCAAGGAAGAGGCCGTCTTCGCGGCCTGGGGCGATGTCGAGGCTTCCTACCAGCGCCGTGCCGACCTGGTGCCGAACCTGGTCGAAGTCGTCAAGGGGTACGCCAAGCACGAGGCGGACACCCTGAAGGCGGTCACCGAGGCGCGCGCCAAGGTGGGCTCCATGCAGGTCTCCAAGGACGCCATCAACGATCCCAAGACCATGCAGAACTTCCAGCAGGCCCAGTCGCAGTTGAGCGGCGCCCTGTCGCGGCTCATGGTCGTGGTGGAGCGCTACCCGGATCTGAAGGCCAACCAGAACTTCATGGACCTGCAGAACCAGCTGGAAGGGACCGAGAACCGGATCAACGTGGCGCGCGTCCGCTACAACCAGGCGGTGCAGGATTTCAACACCACCATCAGGACCTTCCCAAACTCGCTCACCAACTCCCTGATGCTGCATCTGCAGCGCAAGGAGCCGTTCAAGGCGGAAGAGGGGGCCAAGGTGGCGCCCAAGATCAAGTTCTGA
- a CDS encoding 3'-5' exoribonuclease has product MKTPQTLVIIRERFTVFALKVVELIVRFKRTTEKMFLSWEKWVKPEGNIALEKLVSRFPRYLNPPSGSVRCGAGWYPLVWDLCTAIEAMEHLGMPRIGHFKAEARLGGLFVRIESGSFIVKELARDTEHKAAAVCEECGAAGSLQLGHGFAKTLCPVHARKRKPQKAKAVTVSQGMGDGDPMLLFLDTEFTDFDYPQLISIALVSASGESFYAELADGWSPEGCSPFVTANVLPQLTGSNFFQERNYARRRLAEWLNSFVVPVRVVCDAPGFDWVLMVDLLHDVFPKNLYPAPIHYYSESFPGLFELLQKAHAEAYNEFPPHHALHDAEALREAWEVMKEHLHPAILKQYLKL; this is encoded by the coding sequence ATGAAAACTCCACAGACACTCGTCATAATAAGGGAACGTTTCACGGTCTTCGCGCTGAAGGTGGTGGAGCTGATCGTCCGCTTCAAGCGGACCACCGAAAAGATGTTCCTCTCCTGGGAAAAATGGGTGAAACCCGAGGGGAACATCGCGCTCGAGAAGCTGGTCTCCCGTTTCCCGCGTTACCTCAATCCGCCGTCCGGGAGCGTGCGCTGCGGCGCCGGCTGGTATCCGCTGGTCTGGGACCTCTGCACCGCCATCGAGGCGATGGAACACCTTGGTATGCCAAGGATCGGCCACTTCAAGGCCGAGGCCCGGCTGGGCGGGCTGTTCGTCAGGATCGAATCGGGATCCTTCATCGTCAAGGAGCTGGCCAGGGATACCGAGCACAAGGCGGCGGCCGTCTGCGAGGAATGCGGCGCGGCGGGGTCGCTGCAGTTGGGGCATGGCTTCGCCAAGACGCTCTGCCCGGTCCACGCGAGAAAGCGCAAGCCGCAGAAGGCGAAAGCGGTCACCGTATCGCAGGGGATGGGCGACGGCGACCCGATGCTGCTTTTCCTTGACACCGAGTTCACCGACTTCGATTATCCCCAGCTGATCAGTATTGCCCTGGTCTCCGCGAGCGGCGAGAGCTTCTACGCCGAACTCGCCGACGGCTGGAGTCCCGAAGGGTGCTCGCCGTTTGTAACTGCCAACGTCCTGCCGCAGCTGACCGGTAGCAACTTTTTCCAGGAGCGGAACTACGCCAGACGCAGGCTCGCCGAGTGGCTCAACTCTTTCGTTGTCCCGGTACGGGTGGTATGCGACGCGCCGGGGTTTGACTGGGTGCTCATGGTGGACCTGCTGCACGACGTCTTCCCGAAAAACCTCTACCCCGCACCGATCCACTACTACAGCGAGAGTTTCCCCGGGCTCTTCGAGCTGTTGCAGAAAGCCCACGCCGAGGCCTACAACGAGTTCCCGCCGCACCACGCCCTGCACGATGCCGAGGCCCTGCGCGAGGCCTGGGAGGTCATGAAGGAGCACCTGCACCCCGCCATATTGAAGCAGTATCTGAAGCTTTAA